The Pseudoxanthobacter soli DSM 19599 region GCTGTCCTGCTCCTGATCCGGCCTCGCCCGCGATTCCGTTCGGCACCACGGGATTCGCCCGTCGGCCCATCTCGCCCCGAGCCTGTTGCGAAGTCCATCGCTGCCGGTCAAATCGGACCGATTTGAGAACGGCGCCCGCTCATCCACACCGAAAACGACCCGGGGGGCACGTCTCGCGACGCGCCCCCGGCAATGCTGCGGCGAAGGAGGCCGGTTCAGGCGTGGACGCGGCTGTTCCGTGTTCTGGCCGGGGATGCGACGAGATAGATGCCGATCGCGACACCGAGCAGGCCGGCGAGCACGACATAATAGGCCGGCGCCAGCGGCTCGCCGCGCATCCACACACTGACGACGAGCGGGGTCAGGCCGCCGAACACGGCATAGGCGACATTGTAGGAGAACGAGATGCCGCTGAAGCGCACCGCCGGCGGGAAGGCCTGGATCATCACGAACGGGATCGCCCCGATCACGCCCACGGAGAGGCCGGCGATGCCATAGAGCGGCACCAGCAGGTGCGGCGCGTCGCCGATGTGGAAATAGAGCACGAACGCCGTCACCGCCATCGCGAGGCAGCCGACGATCAGCACCTTGCCGGCGCCGAAGCGGTCGGCGAGCGCACCGGAGGCGACACAGCCGAGCGTCAGCAGCAGCGTCGCGACCGCGTTGGCGGCGAGCGCGTCGCGCGGCGCGATGCCGTAGGCCTTCTCAAGAAGCGCCGGGGTCATCAGGATGATGACGACGACGCCCGCCGACAGCACCCAGGTCAGCAGCATGGAGATCGCGACGCCGCCGACATGGTCGCGCAGCACGGTCTTCAGCGGCAGTTCGGCGGCGAGAGCCTTGCGGGCCTGCATCTCCTGGAACACCGGCGTTTCTTCCAGCCAGCGGCGGAGATA contains the following coding sequences:
- a CDS encoding MFS transporter; amino-acid sequence: MTEIAVGRPLNRRDYRTLTLSALGGALEFYDFIIYVFFVGVVGQLFFPPEMPDWLRSVQAFAIFAAGYLARPLGGIVIAHFGDRFGRKRMFTLSILLMALSTLAIGVMPTFASIGIWAPIGLLAMRVLQGAAIGGEVPGAWVFVAEHAPRHRVGFAAGLLTCGLTAGIMIGSLVASAINDWLTPAEVASYGWRLAFVLGGVFGLVSVYLRRWLEETPVFQEMQARKALAAELPLKTVLRDHVGGVAISMLLTWVLSAGVVVIILMTPALLEKAYGIAPRDALAANAVATLLLTLGCVASGALADRFGAGKVLIVGCLAMAVTAFVLYFHIGDAPHLLVPLYGIAGLSVGVIGAIPFVMIQAFPPAVRFSGISFSYNVAYAVFGGLTPLVVSVWMRGEPLAPAYYVVLAGLLGVAIGIYLVASPARTRNSRVHA